In Burkholderiales bacterium, a single genomic region encodes these proteins:
- the gcvH gene encoding glycine cleavage system protein GcvH gives MSTVRGCPFPDDLYYDVDSNVWCRREADGTVSVGMTAYGVALAGPIVAFTPKALGRRVDQGRSVATVESGKWVGPVKAPVSGEIIAINTALEAQPSLINEDPYGQGWLVRIAPADWDDEVDTLLTGEAALAAFEVKMEAEGFTGCA, from the coding sequence ATGAGCACGGTACGCGGCTGCCCTTTCCCAGACGATCTCTACTACGACGTGGATTCCAACGTGTGGTGTCGCCGTGAAGCGGATGGCACCGTCAGCGTCGGGATGACCGCCTACGGGGTGGCGCTGGCCGGTCCCATCGTCGCCTTCACGCCGAAGGCTTTGGGCCGCCGGGTGGATCAGGGACGGTCGGTGGCCACCGTGGAGTCGGGGAAATGGGTAGGGCCGGTGAAGGCACCGGTGAGCGGCGAGATCATCGCCATCAATACGGCCCTGGAAGCACAGCCAAGCCTCATCAACGAAGACCCCTACGGGCAGGGATGGTTGGTGCGCATCGCACCTGCCGATTGGGACGACGAGGTGGATACGCTTCTCACCGGCGAGGCGGCGCTGGCCGCCTTCGAGGTGAAAATGGAGGCGGAAGGCTTCACCGGTTGCGCGTAG
- the ahcY gene encoding adenosylhomocysteinase produces MNAPANFTDFKIADLSLADWGRKEIAIAESEMPALMAIREEYAASQPLKGARISGSLHMTIQTAVLIETLVALGAQVRWASCNIFSTQDHAAAAIAAQGIPVFAYKGESLQEYWEFTHRIFEWPDGGFSNMILDDGGDATLLLHLGTRAEQDPTVLAHPTSEEESILFDTIRRRLKQDPTWYSTRIRHIKGVTEETTTGVHRLYQMHARGELRFPAINVNDSVTKSKFDNLYGCRESLVDGIKRATDVMIAGKIAVVCGYGDVGKGSAQALRALCAQVWVTEIDPICALQAAMEGYRVVTMDYACDKADIFVTATGNYHVITHEHMLRMKNQAIVCNIGHFDNEIDVASLEKYQWEEIKPQVDHVIFPDGKRIILLAKGRLVNLGCATGHPSYVMSSSFANQTLAQIELFNHTDKYPIGVYTLPKKLDEKVARLQLKRFNAELTVLTPEQAAYIGVPIEGPYKAEHYRY; encoded by the coding sequence ATGAACGCACCTGCCAATTTCACCGATTTCAAAATCGCCGATCTTTCCCTCGCCGACTGGGGGCGCAAGGAGATCGCCATCGCCGAAAGCGAGATGCCTGCGCTCATGGCCATCCGTGAGGAGTATGCGGCAAGCCAGCCCCTGAAAGGCGCGCGCATCTCCGGGTCCCTGCACATGACCATCCAGACGGCGGTATTGATCGAAACCCTGGTCGCCTTGGGTGCCCAAGTACGGTGGGCGTCCTGCAACATCTTCTCCACCCAGGATCATGCCGCCGCCGCCATCGCCGCACAGGGTATTCCCGTTTTTGCCTACAAGGGCGAGTCGCTGCAGGAATACTGGGAATTCACCCACCGCATTTTCGAGTGGCCGGATGGCGGCTTCAGCAACATGATCCTCGACGACGGCGGCGATGCCACGCTTCTTCTGCATCTGGGCACCCGCGCCGAGCAGGACCCGACGGTGCTCGCCCATCCCACGAGCGAGGAGGAGTCCATCCTCTTCGATACCATCCGCCGGCGGCTCAAGCAGGATCCCACCTGGTATTCCACACGCATCCGCCACATCAAGGGGGTCACCGAGGAAACCACCACCGGGGTTCACCGCCTCTATCAGATGCACGCGCGGGGGGAACTCCGCTTCCCGGCCATCAACGTCAACGACTCGGTGACCAAGAGCAAGTTCGACAACCTCTACGGCTGCCGCGAATCTCTGGTGGATGGCATCAAGCGCGCCACCGACGTGATGATCGCCGGCAAGATCGCCGTGGTGTGCGGTTATGGGGACGTGGGCAAGGGTTCGGCACAGGCCCTGCGCGCCCTCTGCGCCCAGGTGTGGGTCACCGAAATCGACCCCATCTGCGCCCTGCAGGCGGCCATGGAAGGCTACCGCGTCGTCACGATGGATTATGCGTGCGACAAGGCGGACATCTTCGTCACTGCCACCGGCAATTACCATGTGATCACCCATGAGCACATGCTGAGGATGAAAAACCAGGCCATCGTCTGCAACATCGGCCATTTCGACAACGAGATCGACGTGGCCAGCCTGGAAAAATACCAGTGGGAGGAGATCAAGCCGCAGGTGGATCACGTGATCTTCCCCGATGGCAAACGGATCATCCTCCTCGCCAAGGGCCGGCTGGTGAATCTGGGCTGCGCCACCGGACATCCCAGCTATGTGATGAGCTCTTCCTTTGCCAATCAGACCCTGGCGCAGATCGAGCTTTTCAACCACACCGACAAATATCCCATTGGCGTCTATACGCTGCCGAAGAAGCTGGACGAGAAAGTGGCACGCCTGCAGCTCAAGCGCTTCAACGCCGAACTCACGGTGCTGACGCCGGAACAGGCGGCCTACATCGGTGTACCCATCGAAGGCCCGTACAAGGCCGAGCATTACCGTTACTGA
- a CDS encoding radical SAM protein: protein MNRLQRSPEYVQMSTAAAITLGMLPGRMYRTECTHCLNLLLTYAEGCRANCAYCGLARHREEARDYAERNFIRVDWPLARYDEVIARVRAGADRGRFQRMCISMITHPDSDADTRVLLDKWVRALPHIPVSILSNPTTMSRSDLVELKALGADIFTVALDAVTPEIFERTRGRTVDSPHRWEKYWQAIEWAAEVFGPERFGVHLICGMGETERELLSLCQKIRDMGGHTHLFAFFPERGSLMEDWPACDAGQWRRVQLGRYLIDHAGGRVERMGFDAEGRVIDFGFARNALDSIIDSGRPFRTSGCPGPEADISACNRPYGDSSPSDIRSYPFPLVRQDVLLVRRQLGALPACSGRPASPAWSCGE from the coding sequence ATGAATAGACTGCAGCGTTCCCCCGAATACGTGCAGATGAGCACGGCGGCGGCGATCACCCTGGGCATGCTCCCCGGGAGGATGTATCGCACCGAGTGCACCCATTGTCTCAATCTGCTGCTTACCTATGCGGAAGGCTGCCGCGCCAACTGCGCCTACTGCGGGCTCGCCCGGCACCGGGAGGAGGCACGGGATTACGCCGAGCGCAATTTCATCCGCGTCGACTGGCCCCTCGCCCGCTACGACGAGGTGATCGCCCGCGTCAGGGCGGGCGCGGATCGCGGCCGTTTCCAGCGCATGTGTATTTCCATGATCACCCATCCGGATTCCGATGCCGACACGCGGGTGCTGCTGGATAAATGGGTGCGGGCGCTGCCCCACATTCCGGTTTCCATCCTTTCCAACCCCACCACCATGAGCCGCAGCGATCTCGTGGAGCTGAAGGCGTTGGGCGCGGACATCTTCACCGTGGCGCTGGATGCGGTCACCCCGGAGATTTTCGAGCGTACCCGCGGCCGCACCGTGGACAGTCCCCACCGCTGGGAGAAATACTGGCAGGCCATCGAATGGGCGGCGGAGGTGTTTGGCCCGGAGCGTTTCGGCGTCCACCTCATCTGCGGCATGGGGGAGACGGAGCGGGAACTCCTCAGCCTTTGCCAGAAAATCCGCGACATGGGCGGCCACACCCATCTTTTCGCCTTCTTCCCCGAGCGCGGGTCGCTGATGGAGGACTGGCCCGCCTGCGATGCGGGGCAATGGCGCCGCGTGCAGCTCGGCCGTTATCTCATCGATCACGCCGGCGGCCGTGTCGAGCGCATGGGCTTCGATGCAGAAGGCCGTGTCATCGACTTCGGTTTTGCGCGCAACGCGCTCGATTCCATCATCGACAGTGGCAGACCCTTCCGCACCTCGGGCTGTCCGGGGCCGGAAGCCGACATCTCCGCCTGCAACCGTCCCTACGGGGACTCCAGCCCCTCCGACATCCGCTCCTATCCCTTCCCCCTCGTCCGCCAGGACGTGCTCCTCGTGCGCCGGCAGCTTGGCGCCCTGCCGGCGTGCTCTGGCCGGCCGGCCTCCCCTGCATGGTCGTGTGGGGAATAG
- a CDS encoding NAD(P)/FAD-dependent oxidoreductase has product MMERVDVLVVGCGPAGAAAAAAAAEAGARVLVVEKRQRVGVPVQCAEFIPLPLAAAAQAPGVVKQRISGMNTCLPSGRWVHTVAGGLMIDRAAFDRHLAHRAQAAGAALATGTALIALDAAARVACLKDGHGVRQVGYGALVAADGPLSRVGRLLGLVPLVLLWTRQYTFRLARAHADTDVWLGEDFPGGYAWFFPRGGTVNVGLGLAGPAEQLKGRLTRLCDHLIAQGRLQPPVLSRTGGAIPVGGLRPRLVTQGVVFAGDAAGLTHPVSGAGIAAAVDSGAQAGRAAAAWVGGRRHALGDYEEAVREVYGPSLDRALARRRELWRKAKRSDEDFRRGWVGFAEYFARDGDE; this is encoded by the coding sequence ATGATGGAGCGGGTGGATGTGCTGGTGGTGGGCTGTGGGCCGGCAGGGGCGGCCGCCGCCGCGGCGGCGGCGGAAGCCGGGGCGAGGGTGCTCGTGGTGGAAAAGCGGCAACGGGTGGGCGTGCCCGTGCAATGCGCGGAATTCATCCCGCTGCCCCTGGCCGCTGCCGCGCAGGCGCCGGGCGTGGTGAAGCAGCGGATTTCCGGCATGAACACCTGCCTGCCCTCGGGGCGTTGGGTGCACACGGTGGCGGGCGGACTCATGATCGATCGCGCCGCCTTCGACCGGCATCTCGCCCATCGGGCGCAGGCGGCGGGTGCAGCCCTTGCCACCGGCACCGCCCTCATCGCCCTCGATGCCGCGGCTCGCGTGGCCTGCCTGAAAGACGGGCACGGCGTAAGGCAGGTGGGCTACGGTGCGCTGGTGGCGGCGGATGGTCCCCTCTCCCGTGTCGGGCGGCTTTTGGGACTTGTTCCCCTTGTCCTGTTGTGGACCCGCCAGTACACCTTCCGCTTAGCCCGCGCCCATGCCGATACCGATGTGTGGCTGGGGGAGGATTTCCCGGGCGGCTATGCCTGGTTCTTCCCCCGGGGCGGGACGGTCAATGTGGGCCTGGGGTTGGCCGGCCCGGCCGAGCAGCTCAAAGGGCGCCTCACGCGCCTTTGTGACCACCTCATCGCCCAGGGCCGGCTGCAGCCCCCCGTCCTTTCCCGCACGGGCGGGGCCATTCCGGTGGGCGGGCTGCGCCCACGGCTGGTGACCCAGGGCGTGGTCTTCGCCGGCGATGCGGCGGGCCTCACCCATCCAGTGAGCGGGGCGGGCATTGCCGCCGCGGTGGACTCCGGGGCCCAGGCGGGGCGCGCTGCGGCCGCCTGGGTGGGGGGCCGCCGGCACGCCCTCGGCGACTACGAAGAGGCGGTGCGGGAGGTGTATGGTCCCAGTCTTGACCGGGCGCTGGCGCGCCGGCGTGAGCTGTGGCGCAAGGCGAAACGGAGCGATGAGGACTTCCGGCGCGGCTGGGTTGGCTTTGCCGAATATTTTGCGCGGGATGGCGATGAATAG
- the metK gene encoding methionine adenosyltransferase yields the protein MSDFLFTSESVSEGHPDKVADQISDAILDAILTQDPHSRVACETLVTTNLCVVAGEITTGAVVDYSQIARDTIKRIGYDDPAIGFDYETAAVMTSVHKQSQDIAIGVNEGEGLFLDQGAGDQGLMFGFACDETPQLMPMPIYYAHRLMERQAELRKDGRLPWLRPDAKSQVTIRYVDGQPASVETVVISTQHHPEVSHAVLTEAVIEEIVKPVIPAGMRKQTRYLVNPTGRFVIGGPHGDTGLTGRKIIVDTYGGAAPHGGGAFSGKDPSKVDRSAAYAARHVAKNIVAAGLARKCLVQVAYAIGVAKPVSLMVNTFGTGRLADERIVGLIEKHFDLRPKGIIQSLDLLRPIYTRTATYGHFGRDEPEFTWEATDKVEALRADAGL from the coding sequence ATGAGCGATTTTCTGTTCACTTCCGAGTCGGTGTCCGAAGGTCATCCGGACAAGGTGGCCGATCAGATTTCCGATGCGATCCTGGACGCGATCTTAACCCAGGACCCCCATTCCCGCGTAGCCTGCGAAACGCTGGTGACGACCAATCTCTGCGTAGTGGCGGGCGAGATCACCACCGGTGCCGTGGTGGACTACAGCCAGATTGCCCGCGACACCATCAAGCGCATCGGTTATGACGATCCGGCCATCGGCTTCGATTATGAAACCGCAGCGGTGATGACCAGCGTGCACAAACAATCCCAGGACATTGCCATCGGCGTGAACGAAGGGGAGGGCCTCTTCCTCGACCAGGGCGCGGGGGATCAGGGCCTCATGTTCGGTTTCGCCTGCGATGAAACCCCGCAGCTCATGCCCATGCCCATTTACTACGCCCACCGGCTGATGGAACGCCAGGCGGAGCTGCGCAAGGACGGGCGGCTGCCCTGGCTGCGGCCGGATGCGAAATCCCAGGTCACCATCCGTTATGTGGACGGCCAGCCCGCCAGCGTGGAGACGGTGGTGATTTCCACCCAGCACCATCCGGAAGTCTCCCACGCCGTGCTCACCGAGGCGGTGATTGAGGAGATCGTCAAACCTGTGATCCCGGCAGGCATGCGCAAACAAACCCGCTATCTGGTGAACCCCACCGGCCGTTTCGTCATCGGCGGGCCCCATGGCGATACGGGACTGACCGGGCGCAAGATCATCGTCGATACCTATGGCGGCGCGGCCCCCCACGGGGGCGGTGCCTTTTCCGGCAAGGACCCCTCCAAGGTGGACCGTTCGGCGGCCTACGCGGCGCGTCACGTGGCGAAGAACATCGTCGCCGCGGGGCTCGCCCGCAAATGCCTGGTGCAGGTGGCCTATGCCATCGGGGTGGCCAAGCCCGTTTCGCTGATGGTGAACACCTTCGGCACCGGCCGGCTTGCCGACGAGCGCATCGTCGGGCTCATCGAAAAACATTTCGACCTGCGGCCGAAGGGCATCATCCAAAGCCTGGACCTGCTGCGCCCCATCTACACGCGCACGGCCACCTACGGGCATTTCGGCCGCGACGAACCGGAATTCACCTGGGAGGCCACCGACAAGGTCGAGGCCTTGCGGGCCGACGCCGGGCTTTGA
- a CDS encoding DsrE/DsrF/DrsH-like family protein: MEDKKLAIIATKGTLDWAYPPLILASTAAALGYTVQVFFTFYGLQILRKDLSGLKVSPLGNPGMPMKMPFGPKWFRSINWNIPNAIQAIVPGFESLATALMKKTVANNGVATIEELRTLCREADVKFIACQMTVDLFGFEHDDFIDGLEYGGAATFFEFAGESDICLFI, from the coding sequence ATGGAAGACAAGAAGCTGGCGATCATCGCCACCAAAGGCACGCTCGACTGGGCCTATCCGCCCCTGATCCTGGCATCCACCGCCGCGGCCCTGGGTTATACGGTGCAGGTCTTTTTCACCTTCTACGGCCTGCAGATCCTGCGCAAGGACCTGAGCGGTCTCAAGGTGAGCCCCTTGGGCAACCCCGGCATGCCCATGAAAATGCCCTTCGGGCCGAAATGGTTCCGCTCCATCAACTGGAACATCCCCAATGCGATCCAGGCCATCGTGCCGGGTTTCGAATCCCTCGCCACGGCCCTGATGAAAAAAACCGTCGCCAACAACGGCGTGGCCACCATTGAGGAACTGCGCACCCTCTGCCGTGAGGCGGACGTGAAATTCATCGCCTGCCAGATGACCGTGGACCTGTTCGGTTTCGAGCACGATGATTTCATCGATGGCCTGGAATACGGCGGCGCCGCGACTTTCTTCGAATTCGCCGGCGAATCGGATATCTGCCTGTTCATCTGA
- a CDS encoding methyltransferase domain-containing protein, giving the protein MIPRIPEPELMDDAEQARAYAEANFAEPHEAFVAHFRARFPDFEKGQVLDLGCGPADVTVRFARAYPRCGITALDGAAAMLAWARRRLEEEGLTGRVRLAEVRLPAALPGGFDAVISNSLLHHLADPMVLWQSMRAAGRPGACGFVMDLMRPSSPAAAQELVARHCGAAPPVLRRDFENSLFAAYTPEEVAAQLKQTGLDDWRVEVVSDRHWVAWGRLSPAKGS; this is encoded by the coding sequence GTGATTCCCCGCATTCCCGAACCCGAACTGATGGACGATGCGGAACAGGCCCGCGCCTATGCCGAGGCGAATTTTGCCGAACCCCATGAGGCCTTCGTCGCCCACTTCCGCGCCCGCTTTCCGGATTTCGAGAAAGGCCAGGTACTGGATCTGGGTTGCGGGCCGGCGGATGTGACGGTGCGTTTTGCGCGAGCGTATCCCCGCTGCGGGATCACCGCGCTGGACGGTGCGGCCGCGATGCTGGCCTGGGCGCGGCGGCGGCTCGAGGAAGAAGGCCTCACCGGCCGCGTCCGGCTTGCCGAGGTGCGGCTGCCGGCGGCGCTTCCCGGCGGCTTCGACGCGGTGATTTCCAACAGCCTGCTGCATCATCTTGCCGACCCCATGGTGCTGTGGCAGAGCATGCGCGCTGCCGGGCGGCCGGGGGCGTGTGGCTTCGTCATGGACCTGATGCGGCCTTCCTCGCCCGCAGCGGCACAGGAACTCGTGGCACGGCATTGCGGGGCGGCGCCGCCGGTATTGCGGCGGGATTTCGAAAACTCCCTGTTTGCCGCCTACACGCCGGAGGAAGTCGCCGCCCAACTGAAACAGACCGGCCTCGATGACTGGCGTGTGGAAGTGGTGAGCGATCGGCACTGGGTGGCCTGGGGCCGCTTGTCGCCCGCGAAAGGATCCTGA
- a CDS encoding lipoate--protein ligase family protein, protein MAEVWRLLDTGLRPAAENIALNRALLEARAAGEVGNTLRFLRFMPSALVGFHQNPEQELDLDYCRRENIAVQRRLTGGGAIYFDASQLGWELYCDRRDFGKSDLAAIARVICEAAAKGISRLGVAARFRPRNDIEVAGRKISGTGGVFEGDALLYQGTLLIDVEVERLLRVLRLPVEKLADKAIASVRERVVSLAELLGARPPVAEVQAALVESFSEAFGVRFAEGGLTAAEEARFAAALKEIDDEAWVHGLQKRGQVPRVEAVRKFPGGLVRVGLAYDRLRDRVMQIQFTGDFFVSPRRAIFDLEARLRDVKGEALADAVQAFLAGGGVDLGGLAPTDFAEVAREALQRART, encoded by the coding sequence ATGGCTGAAGTCTGGCGGCTCCTGGATACCGGCCTGCGCCCGGCGGCGGAAAACATCGCCTTGAACCGCGCCCTCCTGGAGGCACGCGCCGCCGGCGAGGTGGGCAACACCCTGCGCTTCCTGCGCTTCATGCCCTCCGCTCTGGTGGGTTTCCACCAGAATCCGGAACAGGAACTGGACCTCGACTACTGCCGCCGGGAGAACATCGCCGTGCAACGGCGCCTCACCGGTGGCGGCGCCATCTACTTCGATGCGAGCCAACTGGGGTGGGAGCTGTATTGTGACCGGCGCGATTTTGGCAAAAGTGATCTCGCGGCCATCGCCCGGGTGATCTGCGAAGCCGCGGCCAAGGGCATCTCCCGCCTGGGGGTGGCCGCCCGCTTCCGCCCCCGCAACGACATCGAAGTGGCGGGGCGCAAGATTTCCGGTACCGGCGGCGTCTTCGAAGGGGATGCCCTGCTCTACCAGGGCACGTTGCTCATCGATGTGGAGGTGGAGCGTCTGCTGCGGGTGCTGCGGCTGCCGGTGGAGAAACTGGCGGACAAGGCCATCGCCTCGGTGCGGGAACGGGTGGTGTCCCTGGCGGAACTGCTGGGAGCGAGGCCCCCCGTGGCGGAGGTGCAGGCTGCGCTGGTTGAATCCTTCAGCGAGGCCTTCGGCGTGCGTTTTGCCGAAGGGGGGCTCACCGCCGCCGAGGAGGCGCGCTTTGCCGCAGCGCTCAAGGAGATCGATGACGAGGCCTGGGTGCATGGCCTGCAGAAGCGGGGCCAGGTGCCGCGGGTGGAGGCGGTGCGCAAGTTCCCCGGCGGACTCGTGCGCGTGGGTCTGGCCTACGACCGGCTGCGGGATCGGGTGATGCAGATCCAGTTCACCGGGGATTTCTTCGTCTCCCCCCGGCGCGCCATTTTCGACCTGGAGGCGCGGCTGCGGGATGTCAAGGGGGAGGCGCTGGCGGACGCCGTGCAGGCGTTCCTTGCCGGCGGTGGGGTGGACCTGGGCGGGCTTGCCCCCACCGACTTCGCCGAGGTGGCGCGGGAGGCGCTCCAGCGGGCGCGGACATGA
- a CDS encoding lysophospholipid acyltransferase family protein, whose protein sequence is MAFALRLAARLPLRFWHACGAVLGYLAWAASPRYRRRLKENLQNSGIAPDARALRRLRRQAVAEAGKALGELIVLWGRPLDEVARLVATCEGWEHVEAAQAGGRGVIFLTPHLGCFEGAALYAASRLALTVLYRPPKLARLTGLMEAGRSRGGLKLARTDLSGVRQLLAALARGEAVGILPDQVPAAGQGVWAPFFGRPAYTMTLAAKLAQRSGAPVLFAVARRLPKGKGYALTITPPPLPFTGEPVEDARRLNAAIEALVRSCPGQYLWSYNRYKGPSKPR, encoded by the coding sequence ATGGCCTTTGCGCTGAGACTCGCGGCGCGGCTGCCCCTGCGCTTCTGGCACGCCTGCGGCGCCGTCCTGGGTTATCTCGCCTGGGCCGCCTCCCCCCGCTATCGCCGGCGACTCAAGGAAAATCTCCAAAATAGCGGCATCGCACCGGATGCGCGGGCGCTGCGACGACTGCGCCGGCAGGCGGTGGCCGAGGCGGGCAAGGCGTTGGGCGAACTCATCGTGTTGTGGGGACGGCCGCTCGATGAAGTGGCGCGCCTCGTTGCCACCTGTGAGGGCTGGGAGCACGTGGAGGCGGCGCAGGCGGGCGGCCGGGGCGTGATCTTCCTCACCCCCCATCTCGGCTGCTTCGAGGGGGCCGCGCTCTACGCTGCAAGCCGGCTTGCGCTGACGGTGCTCTACCGTCCGCCGAAGCTTGCCCGCCTCACGGGCCTGATGGAAGCGGGCCGCAGCCGCGGGGGGCTGAAGCTTGCCCGCACGGACTTGAGTGGCGTGCGCCAGCTTCTGGCCGCCCTTGCGCGGGGTGAGGCGGTGGGCATCCTGCCGGATCAGGTGCCAGCGGCGGGGCAGGGGGTGTGGGCACCGTTTTTCGGCCGGCCCGCCTACACCATGACCCTGGCCGCGAAACTGGCGCAGCGAAGCGGTGCGCCGGTCCTCTTCGCCGTGGCGCGGCGTCTGCCGAAGGGGAAAGGCTATGCCCTCACCATCACACCGCCGCCGCTGCCTTTCACCGGCGAGCCGGTGGAGGACGCCCGGCGCCTCAACGCGGCCATCGAAGCCCTGGTGCGCAGCTGCCCGGGGCAGTATCTGTGGAGTTACAACCGCTACAAGGGACCCAGCAAGCCGCGATGA
- a CDS encoding lipid A biosynthesis acyltransferase, with protein MMVRLGIFLVWLVHFLPLAWQNPLGQALGLAFYVLGRERRRVAEINIGLCFPELSPNERKRLVRRHFRAFGRSFLERGILWWSSADRIRRLVRMEGVEHWQAVRGRPVIWFAPHFVGLDMGGARLALEANAASMYSAQKNPVFDRLLLRGRTRFNEQRLFSRQDGVREVVKVIRAGVPFYYLPDMDFGPRDSIFVPFFGVPAATITGLSRLARLGQAVVLPVVTRQLPGGQGYVLRFYAPWENFPSDDVEADTRRMNTFIEARVREMPEQYFWLHKRFKTRPQGLPTPYTEAK; from the coding sequence ATGATGGTGCGCCTGGGCATTTTTCTCGTCTGGCTGGTGCATTTCCTGCCCCTTGCCTGGCAGAATCCTCTGGGCCAGGCGCTGGGGCTTGCCTTCTACGTTTTGGGGCGGGAGCGCCGGCGGGTGGCGGAGATCAACATCGGCCTGTGTTTCCCCGAGCTCTCGCCCAATGAGCGCAAACGCCTGGTGCGCCGCCATTTCCGCGCCTTCGGCCGCAGTTTCCTGGAACGCGGTATTCTCTGGTGGTCGTCCGCGGACCGCATCCGCCGCCTGGTGCGCATGGAGGGCGTGGAACACTGGCAGGCGGTGCGCGGCCGCCCCGTCATCTGGTTCGCTCCCCATTTCGTGGGGCTGGACATGGGTGGGGCGCGCCTGGCGCTGGAAGCCAACGCCGCTTCCATGTACAGCGCGCAGAAGAATCCGGTGTTCGACCGCCTGCTTCTGCGCGGCCGCACCCGCTTCAACGAGCAACGGCTGTTTTCCCGCCAGGACGGTGTACGGGAGGTGGTGAAGGTGATCCGCGCTGGCGTACCGTTTTATTATCTGCCCGACATGGATTTCGGTCCCCGTGATTCCATTTTCGTGCCCTTCTTCGGTGTTCCGGCGGCGACCATCACGGGGCTTTCGAGGCTCGCCCGTCTCGGCCAGGCGGTGGTGTTGCCGGTGGTGACCCGCCAGTTGCCCGGTGGTCAGGGTTATGTGCTGCGCTTTTATGCGCCGTGGGAGAATTTTCCCAGCGATGATGTCGAGGCCGACACCCGTCGCATGAATACCTTCATCGAAGCGCGGGTGCGGGAAATGCCGGAGCAGTATTTCTGGCTGCACAAGCGCTTCAAGACCCGGCCGCAGGGTCTGCCAACCCCCTACACGGAGGCAAAGTGA
- the metF gene encoding methylenetetrahydrofolate reductase [NAD(P)H] has protein sequence MSDKRTFSFEFFPPKTPEGVEKLRATRRQLARLQPAFFSVTYGAGGSTRDRTLETVLEIQAEGFNAAPHLSCIGASRESIREVLATYKAQGIRRIVALRGDLPSGMADPGEFHYANELVAFIRQETGDWFHIEVAAYPEFHPQARSAREDLLNFRRKVEAGANGAITQYFYNADAYFRFVDDVRALGVEIPIVPGIMPITNYAQLARFSDACGAEIPRWLRKRLEGMADDLDGLRAFGLDVVTDLCARLLEGGAPGLHFYTLNQAGPTATIWQRLGL, from the coding sequence ATGTCTGACAAGCGCACCTTCAGTTTCGAGTTCTTCCCGCCCAAGACCCCCGAGGGCGTGGAAAAGCTGCGGGCCACGCGGCGCCAGCTTGCGCGTCTGCAGCCGGCCTTCTTCTCCGTCACCTATGGCGCCGGCGGCTCCACCCGCGACCGCACCCTGGAGACAGTGCTGGAAATCCAGGCCGAGGGCTTCAACGCCGCACCGCATCTGTCCTGCATCGGCGCGAGCCGCGAAAGCATCCGCGAAGTGCTGGCCACCTACAAGGCACAGGGCATCCGCCGCATCGTCGCCCTGCGCGGCGACCTGCCCTCGGGGATGGCCGATCCCGGCGAGTTCCACTATGCGAACGAACTGGTGGCTTTCATCCGGCAGGAGACCGGCGACTGGTTCCACATCGAGGTGGCGGCCTATCCCGAATTCCATCCCCAGGCGAGGAGCGCCCGCGAGGACCTGCTCAATTTCCGGCGCAAGGTGGAAGCCGGCGCCAACGGCGCCATCACCCAGTATTTCTACAACGCGGATGCCTATTTCCGCTTCGTCGATGACGTGCGGGCGCTGGGCGTGGAAATCCCCATCGTGCCGGGCATCATGCCCATCACCAATTACGCGCAGCTTGCCCGCTTCTCCGATGCCTGCGGGGCGGAAATCCCCCGCTGGCTGCGCAAACGCCTGGAGGGCATGGCCGACGACCTCGACGGCTTGCGCGCCTTCGGGCTGGACGTGGTCACCGACCTGTGCGCCCGCCTGCTGGAAGGCGGCGCGCCGGGGCTGCATTTCTATACCCTCAATCAGGCCGGCCCCACCGCCACCATCTGGCAGCGGCTGGGACTCTAG
- a CDS encoding sulfurtransferase TusA family protein, whose product MHFDKELDARGLNCPLPILRTKKALAEMSSGQILKVVATDPGSVKDMQAFAKQTGNELVSSAESGGEFTFFMKKK is encoded by the coding sequence ATGCACTTTGACAAAGAACTCGATGCGCGCGGCCTGAACTGCCCGCTTCCCATCCTGCGCACCAAGAAAGCCCTTGCCGAGATGTCCAGCGGCCAGATCCTCAAGGTCGTCGCCACCGACCCCGGCTCCGTCAAGGACATGCAGGCCTTCGCCAAACAGACCGGCAATGAACTGGTGTCCTCCGCCGAGTCCGGTGGGGAGTTCACCTTCTTCATGAAGAAAAAATAA